The Dendropsophus ebraccatus isolate aDenEbr1 chromosome 3, aDenEbr1.pat, whole genome shotgun sequence genome includes a region encoding these proteins:
- the LOC138786453 gene encoding olfactory receptor 6B9-like, whose product MEMKSMNKTEVTVFFLLPLWDTPLGQVVFLISFTLIYVLTLSGNLIIILICRLERTLYTPMYFFLTHLAALEMCYISVTLPKMLHGSITGDSTISFVACLTQLYFFGSLGSTECFLLAIMAYDRFVAVCKPLYYHNVMTAKLCIVLVSCCWSSGFISTMSSILLISTLQFCGPDHIQHFFCDITPLLRLSCTNVHQTETLIFLLASIILVGSCLVTLLSYFRILTTVLAIASQNGRRKASSTFASHLTVVAIYYSTMIFVYVRPTTGEASSFNKILSVLYTILTPLLNPFIYTLRNNEVLLALKKTKDRAILHIKMLFFLDQYNSSKP is encoded by the coding sequence ATGGAGATGAAAAGCATGAATAAAACCGAGGTCACAGTCTTTTTCCTTCTGCCGCTTTGGGATACGCCTCTTGGACAAGTTGTCTTTTTAATATCTTTTACTCTTATATATGTATTAACGTTATCGGGAAATCTCATTATAATCCTCATTTGCAGGTTGGAGAGAACACTTTACAcccccatgtacttcttcctcaCTCACCTCGCAGCTTTGGAAATGTGTTACATTTCGGTCACCTTACCCAAAATGCTTCATGGCTCCATAACTGGCGATAGTACTATATCATTCGTTGCTTGTCTTACTCAGTTATACTTTTTCGGATCCCTAGGGTCAACTGAGTGTTTTCTACTTGCTATAATGGCCTATGATAGGTTTGTAGCAGTCTGTAAGCCTTTGTATTATCACAATGTCATGACTGCAAAGCTTTGTATTGTTTTGGTTAGTTGTTGCTGGTCATCGGGGTTTATCTCCACTATGTCGTCTATCCTCCTTATTTCCACATTGCAGTTTTGTGGACCTGACCATATCCAACATTTCTTTTGCGATATCACACCACTTCTTAGGTTGTCATGTACCAATGTCCATCAGACAGAAACCTTGATATTCCTTCTAGCCTCTATTATACTGGTGGGATCATGTCTGGTTACATTGTTATCTTACTTCAGGATCCTTACCACTGTATTGGCAATCGCTTCACAAAATGGAAGAAGAAAGGCGAGCTCAACCTTTGCTTCCCACCTCACAGTTGTGGCTATTTACTATAGCACAATGATTTTTGTCTACGTACGTCCAACCACTGGCGAGGCTTCTAGCTTTAATAAGATCCTGTCTGTGTTGTATACTATTCTTACTCCATTGCTTAATCCTTTTATATATACTTTGAGAAACAATGAAGTTCTATTAGCACTGAAGAAAACAAAGGACAGAGCTATATTACATATAAAAATGCTCTTCTTTTTAGACCAATATAATTCCAGTAAGCCATGA